A single window of Rhodamnia argentea isolate NSW1041297 chromosome 5, ASM2092103v1, whole genome shotgun sequence DNA harbors:
- the LOC115753049 gene encoding cucurbitadienol 11-hydroxylase-like yields MWSIPILEIVMGFVALAVIAVSHWKYKWRIHSSRGRLPPGSMGFPFIGETIEFFIPTKSIDIPPFLKKRTKRYGTLFKTNLVGRPAVVSADPEFNRFILREEGKLVEMWYLDAFAKLLGHDTTTGLEVKTNATGYIHKHVTNVVRNHFGPERLRDELLPQFQAIVEKALDAWSTREFIEVKRDCAAMVFNLTAKCLFSYDAERSGENLAEDIRRLYQGLMSLPINIPGTTFHKSSKSQKKLMNTIEREIAERMASPVTRKRDFLDHLLEDMKTQTLLTRDLVTYVMVALMVASLETVSTGLAMTIKLISESPQVVQELIKENEEALRNRRISGRKEITWEEYKSMAYTTRVINESFRLASISPGIVRRALKDIHYKGYIIPKDWTIIMVQTGLHLNPEAFVDPLDFNPSRWKQEDIEKVTANYYIPFGGGGRPCAGAEFTKALYAVFLQVLVTKYRWVKVKGGEVVRTPALEFRGGFHVKVSTIPK; encoded by the exons ATGTGGTCTATTCCAATATTGGAGATCGTGATGGGCTTTGTGGCTCTTGCTGTAATTGCAGTTTCCCACTGGAAGTACAAATGGAGAATCCATTCCAGTAGGGGAAGGCTTCCTCCTGGTTCAATGGGGTTTCCATTCATAGGAGAGACCATTGAGTTCTTCATCCCCACCAAGTCCATCGACATACCTCCTTTCCTCAAGAAGAGAACTAAAAG gtATGGGACGTTGTTCAAAACGAACTTGGTGGGCCGACCGGCGGTGGTATCAGCAGATCCCGAGTTCAATAGATTCATTCTTCGCGAAGAAGGGAAATTGGTCGAGATGTGGTACTTAGATGCGTTTGCTAAGCTCCTAGGTCACGATACTACTACCGGCTTAGAAGTTAAGACGAATGCAACTGGGTACATACACAAACACGTTACTAATGTCGTCCGGAATCACTTTGGTCCCGAGAGACTCAGAGATGAGCTCCTTCCTCAATTTCAAGCCATAGTTGAGAAAGCCTTGGATGCTTGGTCAACTCGAGAATTCATTGAGGTGAAACGTGATTGTGCAGCG ATGGTGTTCAATTTGACTGCAAAATGTTTATTTAGCTACGATGCCGAGAGATCAGGGGAAAATCTAGCGGAGGACATCCGCAGACTCTATCAAGGTCTCATGTCTCTCCCAATAAACATTCCCGGCACGACCTTTCACAAGAGTTCAAAG AGTCAAAAGAAGCTAATGAACACCATTGAGCGGGAGATCGCTGAAAGAATGGCGTCACCGGTAACACGCAAGAGAGACTTCCTTGACCATCTCCTGGAGGACATGAAAACTCAGACGCTTCTCACGCGTGACTTGGTTACCTACGTGATGGTTGCGCTTATGGTCGCTAGCCTCGAAACGGTATCCACCGGTTTAGCCATGACCATCAAGCTCATCTCAGAAAGCCCTCAAGTGGTTCAAGAACTAATC AAGGAAAATGAGGAAGCGCTTCGCAACCGAAGGATTTcgggaagaaaagaaattacGTGGGAAGAATACAAATCGATGGCTTACACGACGCGA GTGATCAATGAATCATTCAGATTGGCAAGCATTTCGCCCGGCATTGTTAGAAGAGCACTTAAAGACATTCACTATAAGG GATACATAATCCCTAAAGATTGGACAATTATCATGGTTCAAACCGGGCTACATCTAAACCCCGAAGCTTTTGTAGATCCCCTAGACTTTAATCCCTCGAGATGGAAG CAAGAGGATATCGAAAAAGTGACAGCGAATTATTATATACCCTTTGGAGGGGGTGGGAGGCCATGCGCTGGAGCTGAATTTACCAAAGCTTTGTATGCTGTATTTCTCCAAGTTCTGGTGACAAAATATAG GTGGGTAAAGGTAAAGGGAGGAGAAGTTGTTCGGACTCCCGCGTTGGAGTTCCGAGGTGGTTTTCATGTTAAGGTCTCTACGATCCCGAAATAA